A single genomic interval of Schistocerca americana isolate TAMUIC-IGC-003095 chromosome 2, iqSchAmer2.1, whole genome shotgun sequence harbors:
- the LOC124595744 gene encoding uncharacterized protein LOC124595744 codes for MKAALLLVAALVAVVEVYGQQEGTTTVSIGNEELSTGNITAENIFLGRSSYTEDDDDTICVAADNKFYLYANSLKLYSCYNQLPKVYVVKPKSQCKPYLSDCPRN; via the exons CACTGGTAGCAGTGGTGGAGGTCTACGGACAACAAGAAGGGACGACCACCGTCAGCATCGGGAATGAGGAACTAAGCACCGGCAATATCACGGCTGAGAATATATTTCTGGGAAGGTCGTCCTACACGGAAGATGACGATGATACCATTTGTGTCGCAGCAGACAACAAGTTCTACTTGTATGCTAATTCCCTGAAGCTGTATTCTTGCTACAACCAGCTACCGAAAG TTTACGTGGTGAAACCAAAGAGTCAGTGTAAACCATACCTGTCAGATTGTCCCAGGAACTAG